A section of the Leptotrichia buccalis C-1013-b genome encodes:
- a CDS encoding protein jag has translation MMEKIVLKAQNEDELKNMINRSLTLKEDETYRVKVLKYPKKILFISIKGEYEIEIVKKSELKNNEVKVETEKSKAQNEYKIEKKERKETERKSGNTFQKSSSRKNYKNENLENEEKSVANHPDTNIDKIRAFFKEFIVNIKLDIRIVNIKKENNNKYLVILDGKDMRFLIGEKGNTLNSFEYLLSTTKQFKNLKITVDSNNYKEKREKSLRDLARKKGKAVLATGNAIKLNPMSARERKIIHEEVSFMKGLKTESVGEEPKRYLVIKKLDEKF, from the coding sequence ATGATGGAAAAGATAGTATTAAAGGCACAGAATGAAGACGAACTTAAAAATATGATAAACCGTTCATTGACACTAAAAGAAGATGAAACTTATCGTGTAAAAGTTTTAAAATATCCTAAAAAGATATTGTTTATTAGTATAAAAGGTGAATATGAAATTGAAATTGTTAAAAAATCCGAGTTAAAAAACAATGAAGTAAAGGTAGAAACTGAGAAATCAAAAGCACAAAACGAATACAAAATTGAAAAAAAGGAAAGAAAAGAAACAGAACGAAAAAGTGGAAATACTTTTCAAAAAAGTAGCAGCAGAAAAAATTATAAAAATGAAAATTTAGAAAATGAAGAAAAATCCGTAGCTAATCACCCTGATACAAACATAGATAAAATAAGGGCATTTTTTAAAGAATTTATTGTAAATATAAAACTGGATATACGAATTGTCAATATAAAAAAAGAAAATAACAATAAATATTTGGTTATTCTTGATGGAAAAGATATGAGATTTTTAATTGGTGAAAAAGGAAATACATTAAACAGCTTTGAATACTTGCTAAGCACAACGAAACAATTTAAAAATCTGAAAATAACGGTGGATTCTAATAATTATAAGGAAAAACGTGAAAAATCATTAAGAGATTTGGCAAGAAAGAAAGGAAAAGCAGTTCTTGCGACAGGAAATGCCATAAAATTAAATCCAATGTCAGCACGTGAACGTAAAATCATTCATGAAGAAGTTTCCTTTATGAAAGGTCTAAAAACTGAAAGCGTTGGAGAAGAGCCAAAAAGATATTTAGTTATTAAAAAATTAGATGAAAAATTTTAA